One genomic window of Papilio machaon chromosome 17, ilPapMach1.1, whole genome shotgun sequence includes the following:
- the LOC106721467 gene encoding ATP synthase subunit d, mitochondrial — protein MAKRFTKPSINWVEIEKRYPPQQQNNYMAFKAKSAAYLQRVQANPAEMPKIDWEAYKKLIPQSNIVEKFKSDLEKYKVPYPQDNVTSQIDAQWKTIEKDVQQFCAEQQKHIDAASKELKRIQALPKFEDMTMEMFYYLYPERAIDPVNRPTFWPHNPEEQPGYVTPEAKTSKSSH, from the exons atggCAAAAAGATTTACAAAACCTTCAATCAATTGGGTAGAGATTGAGAAAAGATATCCGCCTCAGcagcaaaataattatatggcATTCAAAGCCAAATCCGCGGCTTATTTGcaaag AGTACAAGCTAATCCAGCTGAGATGCCAAAAATAGATTGGGAAGCATATAAGAAGTTAATTCCTCAATCTAATATTGTGGAGAAGTTCAAGTCTGATTTAGAGAAATACAAAGTTCCTTATCCACAAGACAATGTCACATCGCAGATAGACGCGCAGTGGAAGACAATTGAAAAAGATGTACAACAGTTCTGCGCTGAACAACAGAAACATATTGATGC CGCATCTAAAGAATTGAAAAGAATACAAGCTCTTCCAAAGTTTGAAGATATGACAATGgagatgttttattatttgtaccCAGAAAGGGCAATAGATCCCGTGAACAGACCAACCTTCTGGCCCCATAACCCAGAGGAACAGCCTGGATATGTAACTCCTGAAGcaaaaacttcaaaaagttcgcattaa